From the genome of Candidatus Caldatribacterium sp.:
CTAAGGTCTCCCCGGGCAAGAGAATAAGGAACCGCTCCGCATCCCATCGTCCCTCAAGGAGATCTGCAAGGAGTGTTTTGTCCCCCTCGACGACCTTGTACTCCCATCCCAGAAATTCGGCGCATTCCTTCGTGAAGGTCGCGTACTTTGCATCTACAGGCAGGCCCCACCGGACGTAGAAAGCGTAATGGTACTCCCGCTGCCAGTTTTCCTCAAGCTGCATGAGGTAACGGGCGTTATCCTCGCCGTACTTTTCCCGATACGTTTCGTACACAAAATCGTACCGTTCTTTGCCTGGCTCAAGGGAGTGCTCAATCCATCCGGGGGAGTACCAGTAGATGCCCCGGTACTTTTGGGTGAGTTCTTCGTACCTTGCGTGCGAGCCAAGAAGGAGCGCAATGCAATCGTGAACCCGGGGAATCACGATGGGGTATCTTGGGGAGGTGATGCCTTCAGTCCCCCGACTGCACAGCCCGTACACAAGGAGAATGGCATCGTAATCGTACCCCGTTTCTAAGTTTCCCTTTTCGTATGCAAATCTCTGGGGTTGGGTCGCCTCGATTTCCCGCTGCAAGGCTTCCCGAAGCCTTTCGGGATTATTGTGGAGACCAAGCGGGAGGAAGACCACGTCACAGGCGCTCTCTGCCTGGGAAACGAGAAGCGATACCTCCCGGTACATTGACCGGCAGGCAATGACTTTGAACCGCCGAGCCACGATTCTGTGCATCCTCATCAACCCCTTTTTGGCATTGTACGTTGCCCCTTGTTCCATGTAAAGAGAAGGGGGATAATTTCCTCGGAGGTGGTACTTTTGCTCTGCTGCGACTACCATATGCACACGCCTCGCTGTGGTGATGCTTCAGGAGCATACGAGGAGTACATTGAGAAAGCCCTTGAGCGAGGACTCAAAGAGGTTGGTTTTTCGGGTCACTCCCCTCAGTATTTCCTCCCCAAGGATATGCGTCGGAGGGAATCGGCAATTCCAGAAGAAGAACTCGAGCTCTACGTGGAAGAGGTGGAAGCTCTCCGGGAAAAGTACCGGGGTTCGCTTGAAATTCGTCTTGGGCTTGAAGTTGACTTTGTCCCGGGTCACGAGAAGGAACTCGAGGCAATCGTTTCTTTCTATCCCTGGGACTACCTTCTCCTTTCTGTTCATTACCTGAACGACTGGCCCTTCGATCACCCTAAGTACATTGCTCGCTACAGCGAGTGGGACATCAACGATCTCTTTGCCACCTACTACCGGGTGCTCAAAGAAGGGGTGGAAACGGGTCTTTTCGACGCGGTGGCCCACTTTGATCTCCCTAAGAAGTTTGGTTTCCGTCCCACCCGGGAAATCGGGGAACTTGAGGAAGTTCTTTTAGCTTGTGCAGAGCGCGGGGTTGCTCTCGAGCTCAATACCGCTGGTTGGCGAAGGCCTGTGGGAGAGGCGTACCCTTCACGTGCCATTCTCGAGAGGGCACGGAAGCTCGGGTTTTCGGTTTGTGTTGGCTCTGATGCTCACCGACCGGAAGATGTGGGAAGGGACTTTGACCGGGCGGAGGCTCTTCTCCGCGAGGCAGGGTTTGCTTCTGTTCTCCGTTTCGCAAAACGCAAAAAAATCTTAGTGCCTCTTCGGGAGAGCCCATAATGCGGATGATTGTTGCCATGGCACTTCTTGTTATTGCTGTGCCCTTTGTGTATCTTTTTGTGGTGACAAGGTTCCCAGAATCGCTTTTTGCTCGGGGTTTCATTTGGATATACCTCCTTGTTGTTCTTGGAGTTTTTCTCGTGCACCTTGTGGAGAAACGGTGAAGGTGTGGTATACTTAGGGTGGCTTGGAGAGACAGAAAGCCTTCCGAGGAAGTCGGAAGGCTTTCTTTTTTGGAGGGAAAATGGGGGATATTGTGGCAGTACTCCGTGGCTATCCGGTCATTGGGTCGCTTCGGAGCACAAACGTTAAGGATTTGACCCAGGAGGATTTGCGCCTTTGCTCGGTGTACTTTCTCCTCGAGGGGGATATCTTTGGGATAAGGAGGATTCTTGAGCTTGTCGACGGGGACACCTCTCTCTTTCTCCATGTGGACCTTTTCGGGGGCATTGCTCCTGACGAGTCGGGCTTTCTCCTCTTGCGGGAGCTTTTCCCAAAGGTCCAGGGGATTATATCCACGCGAGCAAGAACCCTTGCTCTCGCGCAGCGTATGGGTTTTGCCACCATTTTCCGGCTTTTCTGCATCGATAGCGAGTCCCTGCGGACCGGGCTTAAGGTGGTGCAAGAGGTGAAGCCTGATGCGGTGGAAGTGCTTCCAGGAATCATCTTTCCGAAGATTCGTGGGTATATTCCCTTCAGTGAATTTCCCCCGGTGATCTGTGGGGGGTTTATCCGGAAGAGAAGGGAAGTCCTTGAGATTCTAAAAAGCGGAGCTCTGGCGGTGTCCACCAGTGCAAAGGAACTCTGGAGGATGAATCGGGAGGAAAGGCGTTCATGAGGGTATACGATGTAGCCATCGCTGGCGGAGGAGTGGTGGGCTGCGCGATTGCCTGGTACCTTGCCCATTTCTCCTTGGATATCCTTCTCCTTGAAAAACGCGAGGATGTGTGCTGTGGGGTGAGCAAAGCCAACACTGGTATCCTCCATTCTCGAAGCTATTTCACCCCGGGAACTCTCAAAGGCGAGATGCACCTTCGGTCCCTTTCTCTCTTCAAACAGGCGTTCCAGGAGCTTGGTCTCTCACCGCTGCGTTGTGGTGCGCTCACCATTGCGTTCTCCAGGGAGGAGGTGGAGCACCTCAGGATTCTTAAGAATCGTGGAAAGGTTGAAGGGGCGGCCATTCTTTCGCCCAAGGAGGTTCTTGAGCTTGAGCCCAACCTCAACCCCAGGATGTATGCAGGGTACTTTGATCCTGCAACTATGGTAGTTTCTCCTTTCTCCTTGACGATTGCTCTTGCTGAGGGTGCAGCCCTCAACGGGGTCACCATGGATTTTGACAGGGAAGTCACCTCAGTCGAAGCGACGGGAAGGTACCTCCGGATCCGGTGTGCTTCTGGGGAGACGTATGCGGCAAAGTTTTTCGTCAACTGTACGGGTGCTGGGGCATCGTATCTTGCACAGAGAATTGGGGATTCTGTGCCTTCCCTCTCCTTTTTCCGGGGGCAGTACTTCGTTCTCGACCGGGAGTGTCAGGGGTTTGTGCGTCACGTGCTCTACCCTGTGCCTACGGAAGAGAGCAAGGGAATCCTCGTTTCTCCAACCCCCGAGGGAAATATTCTCCTTGGACCGAATTTTGAAGCGGTGCCTTTTGAGGATACTGCAACAACTCTTGAGGGGCTCCAGGAAGTGGAGAGAGGGGCAAAAAAGCTCGTTCCAGATGTACCCCTTGATAAGGTCATCACCACCTTCTCTGGAATTCGCCCGGCGCTCCCGCAGAGAGACTTCCTCATCACTTTTTCTCCTCGTCTTCCTTCTGTTCTCCACCTTGCAGGAATCGAGTCTCCGGGACTTACCGCTTGCTTTGGTATCGCCGAGTACGTGGGAGAGCTCCTTGCAAAACGGGGACTTCCTCTCAGGGAAAGGGAGGGCTTCCGAGTCAGGATTCCCCCGCCGGTTTTTCGAGAGTGCTCCCTTGAGGAACGGGAACGTCTGATAGCGGAAGATCCAGACTGGGGGAAGATTGTCTGCCGGTGTGAAGAGGTCACGCTTGCAGAGGTGAAGAGAGCTCTGCGGTCGAACCCCCCTGCTCGGACTCTTGACGGGCTCAAACGGAGAATTCGAGTTTTCGCGGGGAGGTGCCAGGGAGGGTTCTGTGGCATGCACCTTCCAGGGATTCTTGAGAGGGAGTTCGGTTTCCCCCTCTCGAGGATTCGGAAATCCGGTCCCGGTTCTTTCTACGTCCTCTCAAGGAATGAGGTGGCCTCCTATGCCGAAATTCGTTGAAGCGGAAATGGTCGTCATCGGTGGTGGTCCCGCAGGAATGGCGGTGGCCCTTTCGGCCTGGGAACAAGGCATGCGGAAGGTTTTCCTTCTTGAACGGAATCCTCATCTTGGAGGGATTCTCAATCAGTGCATCCACCCTGGATTCGGACTCCACGTGTTTGGGGAAGAACTCACCGGTCCGGAGTACGCCGAGCGTTACATAGAGGCGCTGGCGCGAACAGGTGTTGAGGTTTTTACGAACA
Proteins encoded in this window:
- a CDS encoding DUF1638 domain-containing protein — encoded protein: MHRIVARRFKVIACRSMYREVSLLVSQAESACDVVFLPLGLHNNPERLREALQREIEATQPQRFAYEKGNLETGYDYDAILLVYGLCSRGTEGITSPRYPIVIPRVHDCIALLLGSHARYEELTQKYRGIYWYSPGWIEHSLEPGKERYDFVYETYREKYGEDNARYLMQLEENWQREYHYAFYVRWGLPVDAKYATFTKECAEFLGWEYKVVEGDKTLLADLLEGRWDAERFLILLPGETLEASGDECILRRSVLTK
- a CDS encoding histidinol-phosphatase HisJ family protein, translating into MHTPRCGDASGAYEEYIEKALERGLKEVGFSGHSPQYFLPKDMRRRESAIPEEELELYVEEVEALREKYRGSLEIRLGLEVDFVPGHEKELEAIVSFYPWDYLLLSVHYLNDWPFDHPKYIARYSEWDINDLFATYYRVLKEGVETGLFDAVAHFDLPKKFGFRPTREIGELEEVLLACAERGVALELNTAGWRRPVGEAYPSRAILERARKLGFSVCVGSDAHRPEDVGRDFDRAEALLREAGFASVLRFAKRKKILVPLRESP
- a CDS encoding glycerol-3-phosphate responsive antiterminator yields the protein MGDIVAVLRGYPVIGSLRSTNVKDLTQEDLRLCSVYFLLEGDIFGIRRILELVDGDTSLFLHVDLFGGIAPDESGFLLLRELFPKVQGIISTRARTLALAQRMGFATIFRLFCIDSESLRTGLKVVQEVKPDAVEVLPGIIFPKIRGYIPFSEFPPVICGGFIRKRREVLEILKSGALAVSTSAKELWRMNREERRS
- a CDS encoding NAD(P)/FAD-dependent oxidoreductase, giving the protein MRVYDVAIAGGGVVGCAIAWYLAHFSLDILLLEKREDVCCGVSKANTGILHSRSYFTPGTLKGEMHLRSLSLFKQAFQELGLSPLRCGALTIAFSREEVEHLRILKNRGKVEGAAILSPKEVLELEPNLNPRMYAGYFDPATMVVSPFSLTIALAEGAALNGVTMDFDREVTSVEATGRYLRIRCASGETYAAKFFVNCTGAGASYLAQRIGDSVPSLSFFRGQYFVLDRECQGFVRHVLYPVPTEESKGILVSPTPEGNILLGPNFEAVPFEDTATTLEGLQEVERGAKKLVPDVPLDKVITTFSGIRPALPQRDFLITFSPRLPSVLHLAGIESPGLTACFGIAEYVGELLAKRGLPLREREGFRVRIPPPVFRECSLEERERLIAEDPDWGKIVCRCEEVTLAEVKRALRSNPPARTLDGLKRRIRVFAGRCQGGFCGMHLPGILEREFGFPLSRIRKSGPGSFYVLSRNEVASYAEIR